One genomic segment of Brassica napus cultivar Da-Ae chromosome A3, Da-Ae, whole genome shotgun sequence includes these proteins:
- the LOC111204503 gene encoding probable pre-mRNA-splicing factor ATP-dependent RNA helicase DEAH2: MMMKKKSERRNLPVWGQKEEFVRTLKENQMVMVTGETGSGKTTQIPQFVLEAMMDEIPSSDDQWLIGCTQPHRVAAMTAARRVAEEMDVKLGEEVGYTVRFEDLSSPRTVLKYLTDVMLLKEAMVDPLFLRYKVIIVDEVHDRSLATDLLISILNRTLISRPDLKLVVMSATLQVFNKRYFRGAPLIKVPSGRLLHPVEILYTREPVMDYLESAISKVIQIHTCEPPGDVLVFLTGEEEIEQACSRIVRSLGDQVTVVPLYSSLPPALQHKIFDPTPPPHSVRKIIVSTNVAETSLSMDGIVYVVDPGFSKQKNYSYLTTDELWFVSRISQASAYQRAGRAGRKCFRLYTEKTFNDFMDKEIPEILRSNLVKTVLTLKRLGVEDLTYFEYIDPPSTRMLFRGMEDLFHLGAMDDQGNLTNIGHMMESLEEPL; this comes from the coding sequence atgatgatgaagaagaagtcagAACGTAGGAATCTACCAGTATGGGGGCAAAAAGAAGAGTTTGTCCGAACATTGAAGGAGAATCAGATGGTGATGGTGACGGGGGAGACCGGTAGTGGTAAAACAACGCAGATCCCACAGTTTGTTTTAGAAGCAATGATGGATGAAATCCCTAGCTCTGATGATCAGTGGTTGATTGGGTGCACGCAGCCTCATCGAGTTGCAGCCATGACTGCGGCACGTCGTGTCGCTGAAGAGATGGATGTAAAGCTCGGGGAAGAAGTCGGTTACACAGTCCGTTTCGAGGATCTCAGTAGCCCCCGAACGGTGCTCAAGTACCTGACTGATGTAATGCTTCTGAAGGAAGCTATGGTGGATCCACTCTTTTTGAGATACAAAGTGATTATCGTTGACGAAGTTCATGATAGAAGTTTAGCCACAGATTTACTTATTAGTATTCTTAACCGCACCTTGATTAGCCGACCTGATCTTAAGCTTGTTGTTATGAGTGCAACCCTACAGGTTTTTAACAAAAGGTATTTTAGAGGTGCGCCTCTCATCAAAGTCCCTTCTGGTAGGCTCCTCCATCCAGTGGAGATCTTGTACACTCGAGAACCTGTGATGGACTATCTCGAGTCTGCCATAAGCAAAGTTATCCAGATTCACACGTGTGAGCCACCTGGTGACGTTCTTGTTTTCTTGACCGGGGAAGAAGAGATTGAACAAGCTTGCAGCAGAATTGTCCGCAGTCTTGGAGATCAAGTCACAGTTGTGCCCTTGTATTCCTCTCTTCCACCAGCTTTGCAACACAAGATCTTCGATCCTACACCACCACCACATTCAGTGAGAAAGATCATCGTCTCCACCAACGTTGCTGAGACTTCTTTGTCCATGGACGGGATTGTTTATGTGGTTGATCCTGGTTTCTCCAAGCAAAAGAACTATAGTTATCTCACTACTGACGAGCTCTGGTTTGTGTCCCGAATATCACAAGCAAGTGCTTACCAGAGAGCAGGACGTGCCGGTAGAAAATGTTTTAGGCTCTACACTGAGAAGACTTTCAATGACTTCATGGATAAGGAGATTCCTGAGATACTTAGATCAAACCTTGTTAAAACAGTTTTGACTTTAAAAAGGCTAGGGGTGGAGGACTTgacatattttgaatatatagatCCTCCTTCCACTCGAATGCTCTTTCGGGGCATGGAGGATTTGTTTCATCTAGGAGCAATGGATGACCAAGGTAACTTGACAAATATAGGCCACATGATGGAGAGTTTGGAAGAGccactttga
- the LOC106389016 gene encoding nucleolin-like: MSALKSRSNSLAGLTLDAVLGGEIVIQPSSPPSPPPLPQQSLLPQRSTTSQTLFDIIRDEYEKEGHKDRTTWQIFREKLRLKRTGSAWTSSFHIPASDILIPNPKQTRSHTNGLVYPIPMSDPPGSSGRGMFTRGSSMRVGSGKTPENNFADVSIPGDGPPFKPQLSRHDSVRDHGDGDDDKIRRHPVVKFVDERQMSAREAVAAQEAAEAETASDDEEEEEDDGFGEAEEEEASSAPKQTMSLMDLLEETDRQMGLTGARYAMDDGEDEYEEDEDEEEEEEDGGGGEGEVSCCVCQVKIKGATFTSCGHTFCKLCSKELMAQKGHCPVCTTFVLEIF; the protein is encoded by the coding sequence ATGTCGGCGTTAAAGAGCCGTAGTAACTCGTTAGCCGGACTAACACTAGACGCTGTTCTTGGCGGCGAAATCGTTATACAACCATCATCTCCACCTTCTCCACCGCCTTTACCGCAACAATCACTCTTACCGCAACGCTCAACAACAAGCCAAACGCTATTCGATATCATACGCGACGAATACGAAAAGGAAGGACACAAGGACCGGACCACGTGGCAAATATTCCGCGAAAAACTCCGTCTCAAACGAACCGGTTCCGCTTGGACCTCGTCTTTTCATATCCCCGCCTCGGATATTCTTATCCCCAATCCCAAACAGACCCGATCACATACCAACGGTTTAGTCTACCCAATTCCGATGTCTGATCCACCTGGCTCCTCAGGACGCGGGATGTTCACTCGCGGATCCTCAATGCGGGTCGGGTCGGGTAAAACCCCGGAGAATAATTTCGCTGACGTAAGCATCCCTGGAGACGGACCTCCGTTTAAACCGCAGTTATCACGTCACGATTCCGTTAGAGATCACGGAGACGGGGACGACGATAAGATACGGCGTCATCCGGTGGTGAAGTTCGTCGACGAGAGGCAGATGTCGGCGAGAGAAGCTGTCGCGGCGCAGGAAGCGGCGGAAGCGGAGACTGCAAGCGAcgacgaggaggaggaggaagatgatgGTTTTGGAGaagcggaggaggaggaagctTCTTCTGCGCCGAAGCAGACGATGTCGCTGATGGATTTGCTGGAGGAGACGGATAGGCAAATGGGGTTGACGGGAGCAAGATACGCCATGgatgatggagaagatgagtacgaagaagacgaagacgaggaagaagaagaagaagatggaggaggaggagaaggagaagtgAGTTGCTGCGTTTGTCAGGTGAAGATCAAAGGCGCGACTTTTACGTCGTGTGGTCACACGTTTTGTAAGCTCTGTTCTAAAGAGCTTATGGCTCAGAAAGGTCATTGTCCTGTTTGTACCACCTTCGTCCTCGAGATCTTTTGA
- the LOC106389017 gene encoding protein transport protein Sec24-like At3g07100 translates to MNTENQGYPNFPARPPPSSSSPFASAPPPGVPTQSGGPESVGFRPPTRPFTPSGPPMAPPVGVMRPFQPPLVSQIPGQGIRPPPPPPSSNSFPSTAYGPPGGGSFQRFPTPPPSGPPTTQTLAGHFSPPMQPMGPPSQSMTSGVPGGYASPPVTGFQQSMPSVNPSYPGVGGPQPSFPPSSYPPQTGGFAQPPGQQNLHPSYAPPTSNVQGLAEDFNSLSLTNIPGSLEPGLDPASFPRPLDGDVEPNTFAEMYPMNCHSRYLRLTTSAIPSSQSLASRWHLPLGAVVCPLAEAPEGEEVTLIDFGSSGIIRCRRCRTYVNPYVTFTDSGRKWRCNICSMLNDVPGEYFSHLDATGRRMDLDQRPELTKGSVEIIAPTEYMVRPPMPPIYFFLIDVSFSAAKSGMLEVAAQTIKSCLDNLPGYPRTQIGFITYDSTLHFYNMKSSLSQPQMMVVSDLDDIFVPLPDDLLVNLSESRNVVEAFLDSLPLMFQNNVNVESAFGPSLKAAYMVMNQLGGKLLIFQNSLPSLGAGRLKLRGDDPRVYGTEKEYTLRVAEDNFYKQMAADCTKFQIGINVYAFSDKYTDIASLGTLAKYTGGQVYYYPGFQSSIHGDKLRHELARDLTRETAWESVMRIRCGKGIRFSSYHGNFMLRSTDLIALPAVDCDKAYAMQLTLEETLLTTPTVYFQVALLYTASCGERRIRVHTAVAPVVTDLGEMYRQADTGSILSVYTRLAIEKTLSGKLDDARNAIQQKIVKALREYRNLHSVQHRLGSRLIYPESLKFLPLYGLAICKSTPLQGGPADASLDERCAAGFTMMALPVKNLLKLLYPNLFRVDEWLLKPSADLDDLKDVLRRVPLAAQSLDSRGLYIYDDGFLLVLWFGRMLSPDIAKNLLGTDFAAELSRVTLQEQENGMSKKLMRLIKKVRENDPSYHPMCFLVRQGEQPREGFLFLRHLTEDQMGGSTSYVDWILQIHRQVQQNA, encoded by the exons ATGAATACGGAGAATCAAGGCTATCCGAATTTTCCAGCTAGGCCTCCTCCGTCTTCCTCCTCTCCGTTCGCATCTGCTCCGCCGCCAGGTGTTCCAACTCAATCCGGTGGACCAGAGAGTGTTGGCTTTAGGCCACCTACTAGGCCTTTTACACCTTCTGGTCCTCCTATGGCTCCACCAGTGGGAGTGATGAGGCCTTTCCAGCCTCCTTTGGTTTCTCAGATTCCAGGTCAAGGGATTAGACCTCCACCTCCACCGCCATCGTCTAATTCGTTTCCTTCAACAGCTTATGGTCCTCCTGGTGGCGGCTCTTTTCAGCGTTTTCCAACTCCTCCTCCTAGTGGTCCACCAACAACTCAAACGCTTGCGGGTCACTTCTCGCCTCCAATGCAACCAATGGGGCCTCCGTCACAAAGTATGACTTCTGGGGTGCCTGGAGGATATGCTTCTCCCCCTGTGACTGGTTTTCAACAGTCCATGCCTTCAGTTAATCCGTCGTATCCTGGTGTTGGTGGTCCACAGCCTTCTTTTCCTCCGTCATCATATCCTCCTCAGACGGGAGGTTTTGCTCAGCCTCCAGGACAGCAGAACCTGCATCCGAGCTATGCACCTCCGACAAGCAACGTACAAGGCTTGGCTGAAGATTTCAATTCGCTGTCCCTTACAAATATTCCGGGGTCGCTTGAGCCAGGACTTGATCCAGCCTCGTTTCCAAGGCCATTGGATGGTGACGTGGAGCCAAATACGTTTGCCGAAATGTACCCCATGAATTGCCATTCCAGATATCTACGGCTGACAACTAGTGCTATACCAAGTTCACAGTCTCTGGCGTCGAGGTGGCATTTGCCTCTAGGAGCTGTGGTTTGTCCACTTGCTGAGGCTCCTGAAGGG GAGGAAGTAACACTTATTGATTTTGGATCAAGTGGCATCATCCGCTGCAGAAGATGCCGTACCTATGTGAATCCTTATGTGACCTTTACAGATTCTGGAAGAAAGTGGCGGTGTAATATTTGTTCTATGCTCAATGATG TACCTGGTGAATACTTTTCACATTTGGATGCAACTGGCCGAAGAATGGACTTGGATCAACGGCCTGAGCTGACAAAGGGCAGTGTTGAAATCATTGCTCCAACAGAATACATGGTTCGGCCTCCGATGCCACCCATCTACTTCTTCCTCATCgatgtttcattttcagctGCTAAAAGTGGGATGCTTGAG GTTGCTGCTCAAACGATCAAGTCTTGTTTGGATAACCTGCCTGGTTATCCCAGAACTCAAATTGGATTTATTACTTATGACAGCACTTTACATTTTTACAATATGAAG TCATCTTTGAGCCAACCGCAAATGATGGTGGTTTCAGATCTAGATGATATATTTGTCCCATTACCGGATGATCTCCTTGTCAATCTATCTGAATCTAGAAATGTGGTGGAAGCCTTTTTAGACAGTCTGCCTctgatgtttcaaaataatgtCAATGTGGAATCGGCTTTTGGTCCATCCCTCAAAGCGGCGTACATGGTTATG AACCAACTTGGTGGCAAGCTGCTAATTTTCCAGAACTCGTTACCTTCTCTGGGTGCTGGGCGGTTAAAGTTGCGCGGAGATGATCCTCGTGTCTATGGAACTGAAAAAGAATATACTTTAAGGGTAGCGGAAGACAACTTCTATAAGCAAATGGCTGCCGATTGTACCAAGTTCCAGATAGGAATTAATGTTTATGCATTCAGTGATAAGTACACTGATATTGCCTCCTTAG GGACTCTGGCTAAATACACTGGAGGACAGGTGTACTATTATCCAGGTTTCCAATCATCTATTCATGGAGATAAGTTAAGACACGAACTGGCTAGAGACCTTACAAGGGAAACTGCTTGGGAATCCGTTATGCGAATAAGATGTGGAAAAG gaattcgtttctcttcctaCCATGGGAACTTCATGCTAAGGTCTACTGACCTGATTGCTCTTCCTGCTGTTGACTGTGACAAAGCATATGCAATGCAGCTAACTCTGGAAGAGACATTGCTAACAACCCCGACGGTGTATTTCCAAGTCGCTCTACT ATATACTGCTTCTTGCGGAGAGAGGCGTATAAGGGTACACACAGCTGTTGCACCAGTGGTTACAGATCTTGGAGAGATGTATAGACAAGCAGACACCGGTTCCATTCTCTCTGTATATACTAGATTAG CAATTGAGAAAACTTTGTCCGGAAAACTGGATGATGCACGGAATGCTATACAGCAAAAGATTGTTAAAGCTTTAAGAGAGTATCGTAATCTTCACTCGGTGCAGCATCGGTTGGGGTCTAGATTAATATACCCAGAGTCTCTGAAGTTCTTGCCATTGTACGGACTGGCAATTTGTAAGTCCACTCCTCTTCAAGGTGGACCTGCTGATGCTTCACTTGACGAGCGCTGTGCAGCAGGTTTCACCATGATGGCTCTGCCTGTCAAAAATCTATTGAAACTGTTATATCCCAATTTATTCCGTGTTGACGAGTGGCTCTTAAAG CCATCAGCAGACCTTGATGACCTCAAGGACGTACTAAGGAGAGTGCCTCTGGCTGCTCAGAGTTTGGATTCTAGAGGACTTTacatatatgatgatggttttCTATTGGTTTTGTGGTTTGGCCGGATGCTTTCACCTGACATTGCTAAAAATCTTCTTGGAACTGACTTTGCAGCAGAGCTCTCAAGG GTTACACTGCAGGAGCAAGAGAATGGGATGTCAAAGAAGCTAATGAGACTGATAAAGAAAGTGAGGGAGAATGATCCGTCGTATCATCCCATGTGTTTCCTAGTGAGGCAAGGAGAACAACCCCGAGAAGGCTTCCTTTTCCTCCGTCATCTCACTGAAGACCAGATGGGTGGTTCTACTAGTTATGTTGATTGGATTCTGCAAATTCACCGCCAAGTCCAACAAAATGCGTGA
- the LOC106389019 gene encoding thiamine-repressible mitochondrial transport protein THI74 — protein MSSKVWRWVLGLIYILAVAMIWIAASFVVQSVVGAGVSPFLITFICNSLFVVYLPLFEIGRYLEDAYGSILFWRSKRSHLLELVESEKDVLLGGGGVVVVSDVSEGSGVVVREEEGDGSGIESGVESVELDGSGEICAKGLDEKGRWTRMRVAKVSLVICPFWFLAQLTFNLSLKYTTVTSNTILSSSSSLFTFLVSLIFLGEKFTWLKLFSVLLCMSGTIIVSLGDSESNSTATAKNPLLGDVLSLLSAAFYAVYITLIRKKLPDDDEKNGRFSMAQLLGFLGLFNFFIFLPVALILNFTKRERFNALTLKQLGLVVGKGLLDNVLSDYLWAKAVLLTTTTVATAGLTIQVPLAAIVDTLAGNKPSFTDYIGAAAVMVGFAGINIPAEMFCRSKETCIELEPGTSFTDPPQVVSDSIRVDSSETLAS, from the exons ATGTCAAGCAAGGTATGGAGATGGGTATTGGGTCTGATCTATATACTCGCTGTTGCCATGATTTGGATTGCGGCAAGCTTCGTAGTCCAATCTGTGGTCGGCGCCGGCGTTTCTCCCTTCTTGATCACTTTCATCTGCAACTCATTGTTCGTCGTGTACCTTCCTCTCTTCGAGATCGGTCGGTATTTAGAAGATGCGTATGGGAGTATACTGTTTTGGAGAAGCAAAAGGTCTCATTTGCTGGAGTTGGTTGAGTCAGAGAAGGATGTTTTGCTTGGAGGAGGTGGTGTGGTGGTGGTGTCAGATGTGTCTGAAGGATCAGGGGTTGTTGTTAGAGAAGAGGAGGGAGATGGTAGTGGGATTGAATCTGGTGTGGAAAGTGTAGAGCTTGATGGTAGTGGTGAGATTTGTGCTAAAGGGTTAGATGAGAAGGGACGTTGGACAAGGATGCGTGTTGCTAAAGTAAGCCTTGTGATATGTCCGTTTTGGTTCTTGGCGCAGCTCACTTTCAATCTCTCTCTCAAGTACACAACTGTCACG TCAAATACAATCTTAAGCAGCTCGTCAAGCCTATTCACTTTTCTTGTGTCATTAATATTCTTGGGAGAGAAGTTCACGTGGTTGAAGCTCTTCAGCGTTCTTCTTTGTATGTCTGGGACTATCATCGTGAGTTTGGGTGACTCGGAATCAAACTCAACTGCAACGGCAAAAAACCCTCTTCTGGGAGatgttctttctcttctctcgGCGGCGTTTTACGCTGTCTACATCACTCTTATACGCAAAAAGCttcctgatgatgatgaaaagaACGGCCGTTTCAGTATGGCTCAGCTTCTTGGGTTTCTAGGTCTCTTCAACTTCTTTATCTTCCTACCTGTTGCTCTGATACTCAACTTTACAAAGAGAGAACGCTTCAACGCATTAACCTTGAAACAGTTGGGTCTAGTGGTTGGCAAAG GTTTGTTAGATAATGTACTCAGTGACTATCTATGGGCAAAGGCAGTACTTTTGACGACAACCACAGTGGCAACGGCTGGGCTAACCATTCAGGTTCCATTGGCAGCCATTGTAGACACCTTAGCAGGGAACAAACCAAGCTTCACCGACTACATTGGTGCTGCAGCTGTAATGGTTGGCTTTGCAGGCATTAATATTCCTGCAGAGATGTTTTGTAGATCCAAAGAGACATGTATTGAGTTAGAACCTGGGACTTCGTTCACAGATCCTCCTCAGGTTGTGTCGGATAGCATACGAGTAGATTCTTCAGAGACCCTAGCGTCATAA
- the LOC106384234 gene encoding probable pre-mRNA-splicing factor ATP-dependent RNA helicase DEAH3 has protein sequence YEVHDRSLATDLLVGILNRTLISRPDLKLVVMSATLQAFNREYFRGAPLIKVPSDRLLHPVEILYTREPVMDYLESAISKVIEIHMCEPTGDVLVFLTGEEEIEHACSRIVRSLGDQVTVVPLYSSLPSALQHKIFYPTPPPHSVRKIIVSTNVAETSLSMDGIVYVVDPGFSKQKNYSFLTSDEFWSVSRISQASAYQRAGRAGEKCFRLYTEKTFNDFMDGETPEILRSNLVKTVLTLKRLGVDDLTFFEYIDPPCTRMLLRALTDLFHLGAVDDQGNLTNIDHMMESLEEPL, from the coding sequence TACGAAGTTCATGATAGAAGTTTAGCCACAGATTTACTTGTTGGTATTCTTAACCGCACCTTGATTAGCCGACCTGATCTTAAGCTTGTTGTGATGAGTGCTACCCTACAGGCTTTTAACAGAGAGTATTTTAGAGGTGCGCCTCTCATCAAAGTCCCTTCTGATAGGCTCCTCCATCCAGTGGAGATCTTGTACACTCGAGAACCTGTGATGGACTATCTCGAGTCTGCCATAAGCAAAGTTATCGAGATTCACATGTGTGAACCAACAGGTGACGTTCTTGTTTTCTTGACCGGGGAAGAAGAGATTGAACATGCTTGCAGCAGAATTGTCCGTAGTCTTGGAGATCAAGTCACCGTTGTGCCCTTGTATTCCTCTCTTCCATCAGCCCTGCAACACAAGATCTTCTATCCTACACCACCACCACATTCAGTGAGAAAGATCATCGTCTCCACCAACGTTGCTGAGACTTCTTTGTCCATGGACGGGATTGTTTATGTGGTTGATCCTGGTTTCTCCAAGCAAAAGAACTATAGTTTTCTCACTTCTGATGAGTTCTGGTCGGTGTCCCGGATATCACAAGCAAGTGCTTACCAGAGAGCAGGACGTGCCGGTGAAAAATGTTTCAGGCTCTACACTGAGAAGACTTTCAATGACTTCATGGATGGGGAGACTCCTGAGATACTTAGATCAAACCTTGTTAAAACAGTTTTGACTTTGAAAAGGCTGGGTGTGGACGACTTGacattttttgaatatatagaTCCTCCTTGCACTCGAATGCTCCTTCGGGCCTTGACCGATTTGTTTCATCTGGGAGCTGTGGATGACCAAGGTAACCTGACAAATATAGACCATATGATGGAGAGTTTGGAAGAGCCACTTTGA